CCTGGTCGTTGGCGTAGACCTGCCAGTTGTTGCTGGCGTTTTCCAGCGTGCCCAGCGGCCGGTTGGCATTGGTCGCGCTGATGGTGTTGCGCACGTCCTCGAGCGAGATGCCGTAGTTGTTCAGCGCGGTCGGATTCAGCTCGACCCGCACCGCCGGCAGCGAGGCGCCGCCGATGGTGACCTGGCCCACGCCTTCGACCTGCGACAGCTTCTGCGCCAGGATGGTCGAGGCCGCGTCGTACAGCTGCCCGCGCGTCATGGTCGGCGAGGTCAGCGCGATGATCATGATCGGCGCGTCGGCCGGGTTGACCTTGCGGTAGGTCGGGTTGTTGGGCAGGCTGGTCGGCAGCGTCGCGCGCGAGGCGTTGATGGCCGCCTGCACGTCGCGCGCGGCGCCGTCGATATCGCGCGACAGGTCGAACTGCAGCGTCACACGGGTCGAGCCCAGCGAGCTGCTCGAGGTAATCTCGGTCACGCCCGCGATGGTGCCGAGCGCGCGCTCCAGCGGCGTGGCGACGGTGGCGGCCATCGTTTCCGGGCTGGCGCCCGGCAGCGACGCCGACACCGAGATGGTCGGGAAGTCCACCTGCGGCAATGGCGATACCGGCAGCAGCCGCAGCGCCGCCAGCCCCGCCAGCAGGATGCCCAGCGTGAGCAGCGCGGTCGCGACCGGGCGGTGGATAAAGGCAGCCGAGAGATTCATCGTTACACCGGCTCCTCGCCCGTGCCGCCTTCCTCCGGATCGCCGAAGCGGCGCTTGCGCCAGCCTTTCACGCGCGTCGCCACGCGGTCGAACGCCAGGTAGATCACCGGCGTGGTGAACAGCGTCAGCACCTGGCTGACCAGCAGGCCGCCCACCATGGTCACGCCCAGCGGCCGGCGCAGCTCGCTGCCGATGCCCGAGCCCAGCATCAGCGGCAGCGCCGCCAGCAGCGCCGCCATGGTGGTCATCAGGATCGGGCGGAAGCGCAGCAGGCAGGCCTGGAAGATCGCGTCGCGCGGCGACATGCCTTGCTCGCGCTCGGCCTCTAGCGCGAAGTCGATCATCATGATCGCGTTCTTCTTGACGATGCCGATCAGCAGGATGATGCCGATGATGGCAATGATGCCCAGGTCCATGCCCGCCACCAGCAGCGCCAGCAGCGCGCCCACGCCGGCCGACGGCAGCGTCGACAGGATCGTGACCGGGTGGATGGTGCTTTCATACAGCACGCCCAGCACGATATACATGGTCACCACCGCGGCCAGGATCAGCCACAGCGTGTTTGACAGCGACGCACGGAACGCCAGCGCCGCGCCCTGGAAGCTGGTCTGCATCGAGATCGGCAGGCCCAGCTCCTGCTCGACCCGGGTGATCTTGTCGACCGCGGCGCCGAGCGATTCGCCATGCGCCAGGTTGAACGAGATCGTCGCCGCGGGGAATTGCCCCTGGTGGTTGATCACCAGCGGCCCGGTACGCTCGGTGATGCGCGCGAACGCGCCCAGCGGCACCTGTCCGCCGGACGAGGAGGGCAGCCGCAGCTCGGCCAGCGATTGCGGGCTGGTGCGGAATTCCGGCATGGTCTCGAGCACCACGCGGTACTGGCTCGACTGCGTGAAGATGGTCGACACCAGCCGCTGGCCGAAGGCGCTGTACAGCGCGCTGTCGATCACCGCGGTGGTGATGCCGAAACGCGCCGCGGCGTCGCGGTCGATGTCGACATAGGCGCGCAGGCCGTTGTTCTGCTGGTCGCTGGTGACATCGCGCAGCTCCGGCTCCTGGCGCAGGCGCTCGACCAGCTTCGGCACCCACGCCGCCAGCGTCGCGGGATCGGGGTCTTCCACCGTGAACTGGTACTGCGTGCGCGAGACCTTGTCCTCGATGGTCAGGTCCTGCACGGGCTGCGTGAACAGCGACACGCCGCCGAGGCTCTGCACCGATTGCTGGAGGCGCTGGGTGACCACGTCGATCGGGTCGCGCTCGCCCTTGGGCTTGAGGTTGATCAGCATGCGCCCGGCGTTGAGCGTGGCGTTGCTGCCATCCACGCCGATGAACGACGACAGGCTGGCCACTGCCGGGTCCTGCATCACCACCTTGGCCACCGCTTCCTGCTTGCGCGCCATGGCGTTGAACGAGGTGGTCTGCGCGGCCTCGGTGATGCCCTGGATCACGCCGGTGTCCTGCACCGGGAAGAAGCCCTTGGGCACCAGCAGGTACAGCAGCACGGTCAGCGCCAGCGTGGCCACCGCCACCACCAGCGTGGCCTTCTGGCGGTCGAGTACCCACTCCAGGCCTCGCCCGTAGCGTTCGATCACGTTGTCGAAGAAGCGGCCGGTGGCGCGGTGGAAGCGCGATAGCTTCTCCTCCGGCACATGGTGCAGCAGCCGCGCGCACATCATCGGCGTGAGCGTCAGCGACACCACCGCCGAGATCAGGATCGACACCGCCAGCGTGATCGCGAACTCGCGGAACAGCCGACCCACCACGTCGCCCATGAACAGCAGCGGGATCAGCACCGCGACCAGCGAGAAGGTCAGCGAGATGATGGTGAAGCCAATCTGCTTCGAGCCCTTGAGCGCCGCCTGCATCGGCGAATCGCCCTTCTCGATGTAGCGCATGATGTTCTCGATCATCACGATCGCATCATCGACCACGAAGCCGGTGGCGATGGTCAGCGCCATCAGCGTCAGGTTGTTGATCGAGAACCCGGCCAGGTACATCACGCCGAACGTGCCCACCAGCGACAGCGGCACCGCCACGCCCGGGATGATGGTGGCGGGGATATTTCGCAGGAACAGGAAGATCACCAGCACCACCAGCGCGATCGCCAGCAGCAGCTCGAACTGCACGTCCTCGACCGAGGCGCGGATGGTGGTGGTGCGGTCGGTCAGCAGCTGCACGTGCACCGACGCCGGCAGCGCGTTCTGCAGCTGCGGCAGCAGCGCCTTGATGCGGTCGACCACCTCGATCACGTTCGCGCCGGGCTGGCGCTGGATGTTGAGCACGATCGCGGGCTTGTCGTTGGCCCATGCGGCCAGGCGGCTGTTCTCGGGGCCGTCGACGATCTCGGCCACGTCGGTGATGCGGATCGGCGCGCCGTTCTTGTAGCCGAGGATGATCTGGCGGTATTCGTCGGCGGAGCGCAGCTGGTCGTTGGCGTCGATGGTCGACGCGCGCTGCGGGCCGTCGAAGCTCCCCTTGGCGCCGTTGACATTGGACGCGCCGATGGCGGTGCGCAGGTCGTCGATCGACATGCCCAGCGACGCCAGCGCGGTCGGGTTGGCCTGGATGCGCACCGCGGGACGCTGCCCGCCGCTGATGGTGACGAGGCCCACGCCCTGGATCTGCGAGATCTTCTGCGCCACGCGCGTATCGACCATGTCCTGCAGCTTGGGCAGCGGCATGGTGTCGGACGTCATGGCGATGGTCATGATCGGCGCGTCGGCCGGGTTGACCTTGCTGTAGACCGGCGGCATCGGCAGGTCCGACGGCAGCAGGTTGCTGCCGGCATTGATGGCGGCCTGCACCTCCTGCTCGGCCACGTCCAGCGGCAGCGTCAGCTCGAACTGCAGCGTGATCACCGACGCCCCTCCTGACGAGGACGACGACATCTGCTTCAGGCCCGGCATCTGGCCGAACTGGCGCTCCAGCGGCGCGGTCACCGACGAGGTCATCACGTCGGGGCTGGCGCCGGGGTATAGCGTGGTGACCTGGATCGTCGGGTAGTCGACCTCGGGCAGCGCCGACAGCGGCAGCAGCCGGTAGGCCACCAGCCCGGACAGCAGGATGGCCAGCATCAGCAGCGCCGTCGCGACCGGGCGCTCGATGAAGAGGCGGGACGGGTTCATGCGGCGTCCTTACTGCTGCGGCGCGCGCGCGGCCGGTGCGCTGGCGCCGGCTTCGCGGTGGCGGCGGCGTTCGCCTTGCGGTGCCGAAGCGCTTGCAGCGCCTGTAGCGCCGGCATCGGCCTGCGCGCCGCTGGCACCGCCGGCACCGCCCGCACCGCTCGCACCATCGCGATGGCGCCGCCCGCGCGCGCGCGGCTGGCTGGCCGGCACCACCGCGGCCGCGCGTGCCGCCGGGTCGACGGTTTCGACCGTC
The window above is part of the Cupriavidus taiwanensis LMG 19424 genome. Proteins encoded here:
- a CDS encoding MdtB/MuxB family multidrug efflux RND transporter permease subunit, with translation MNPSRLFIERPVATALLMLAILLSGLVAYRLLPLSALPEVDYPTIQVTTLYPGASPDVMTSSVTAPLERQFGQMPGLKQMSSSSSGGASVITLQFELTLPLDVAEQEVQAAINAGSNLLPSDLPMPPVYSKVNPADAPIMTIAMTSDTMPLPKLQDMVDTRVAQKISQIQGVGLVTISGGQRPAVRIQANPTALASLGMSIDDLRTAIGASNVNGAKGSFDGPQRASTIDANDQLRSADEYRQIILGYKNGAPIRITDVAEIVDGPENSRLAAWANDKPAIVLNIQRQPGANVIEVVDRIKALLPQLQNALPASVHVQLLTDRTTTIRASVEDVQFELLLAIALVVLVIFLFLRNIPATIIPGVAVPLSLVGTFGVMYLAGFSINNLTLMALTIATGFVVDDAIVMIENIMRYIEKGDSPMQAALKGSKQIGFTIISLTFSLVAVLIPLLFMGDVVGRLFREFAITLAVSILISAVVSLTLTPMMCARLLHHVPEEKLSRFHRATGRFFDNVIERYGRGLEWVLDRQKATLVVAVATLALTVLLYLLVPKGFFPVQDTGVIQGITEAAQTTSFNAMARKQEAVAKVVMQDPAVASLSSFIGVDGSNATLNAGRMLINLKPKGERDPIDVVTQRLQQSVQSLGGVSLFTQPVQDLTIEDKVSRTQYQFTVEDPDPATLAAWVPKLVERLRQEPELRDVTSDQQNNGLRAYVDIDRDAAARFGITTAVIDSALYSAFGQRLVSTIFTQSSQYRVVLETMPEFRTSPQSLAELRLPSSSGGQVPLGAFARITERTGPLVINHQGQFPAATISFNLAHGESLGAAVDKITRVEQELGLPISMQTSFQGAALAFRASLSNTLWLILAAVVTMYIVLGVLYESTIHPVTILSTLPSAGVGALLALLVAGMDLGIIAIIGIILLIGIVKKNAIMMIDFALEAEREQGMSPRDAIFQACLLRFRPILMTTMAALLAALPLMLGSGIGSELRRPLGVTMVGGLLVSQVLTLFTTPVIYLAFDRVATRVKGWRKRRFGDPEEGGTGEEPV